A window of the Streptomyces sp. NBC_01351 genome harbors these coding sequences:
- a CDS encoding FAD-dependent oxidoreductase has product MERTACCVVGGGPAGMVLALLLARAGVEVTLLEKHGDFLRDFRGDTVHPSTLSLLDDIGLAERFARLPQRRVTSVQLPIGPDRSLVTVGNIGALHGKYNYIAMVPQWDLLDLLADEAGKEPSFRLRMDTEATSFLMERGRVVGVRYRTADGAAGELRATLTVACDGRGSFARALPELGLETFPCPMDAWWFRLPRHESDPSGLVGGLGERFFSALIDRGDYWQCAGLIPKGTDAERRAEGLDRFMAQFVQAVPWLADRAHSVTSWDEVKLLDVRLDRLRRWHRPGLLCIGDAAHAMSPVFGIGINLAVQDAVAAARYLVEPLRAGTVGLRDVRRVQRRRMPTTVATQGLQRLAHAQVIEPLLAGRAAFGHPKRAKRLTELVSDSRWLNRVPAYFIGYGALRERPPAQSLRSGSTVREAS; this is encoded by the coding sequence GTGGAACGTACGGCCTGCTGTGTGGTGGGAGGCGGGCCCGCCGGGATGGTGCTGGCACTGTTGCTCGCCCGGGCCGGGGTGGAGGTCACCCTTCTGGAGAAGCACGGCGACTTCCTGCGCGATTTCCGAGGCGACACCGTGCACCCGTCCACCCTGTCGCTGCTGGACGACATCGGCCTCGCCGAGCGGTTCGCCCGGCTGCCGCAGCGCCGGGTGACCTCGGTGCAACTGCCCATCGGGCCGGACCGCTCGCTCGTCACCGTCGGGAACATCGGGGCGCTGCACGGGAAGTACAACTACATCGCGATGGTGCCGCAGTGGGACCTGCTCGACCTGCTCGCCGACGAGGCGGGCAAGGAGCCGTCCTTCCGGCTGCGCATGGACACCGAGGCGACGTCCTTCCTGATGGAACGCGGCCGGGTCGTGGGAGTGCGGTACCGCACCGCGGATGGCGCCGCCGGTGAGCTCAGGGCCACGCTGACCGTGGCCTGCGACGGCCGAGGATCCTTCGCCAGGGCACTGCCCGAGCTCGGCCTGGAGACCTTCCCGTGCCCGATGGACGCCTGGTGGTTCCGGCTGCCGCGCCACGAGAGCGATCCCAGCGGGCTCGTGGGCGGCCTGGGCGAGCGGTTCTTCAGCGCACTCATCGACCGCGGCGACTACTGGCAGTGCGCGGGGCTCATCCCCAAGGGGACCGATGCCGAGCGCCGCGCCGAAGGCCTGGACCGGTTCATGGCCCAGTTCGTGCAGGCCGTTCCGTGGCTGGCCGACCGGGCGCACTCGGTCACCTCCTGGGACGAGGTCAAGCTGCTCGACGTACGGCTGGACCGGCTGCGCCGCTGGCACCGGCCGGGGCTGCTGTGCATTGGCGACGCCGCCCACGCCATGTCGCCGGTCTTCGGCATCGGCATCAACCTCGCCGTACAGGACGCGGTGGCCGCGGCCCGCTACCTCGTGGAACCGTTGCGGGCGGGGACCGTGGGGCTTCGCGACGTACGCCGCGTACAGCGCCGCCGGATGCCCACGACGGTGGCGACCCAGGGCCTGCAACGCCTGGCCCACGCCCAGGTCATCGAGCCCTTGCTGGCCGGGCGCGCCGCGTTCGGCCACCCGAAGAGGGCGAAGCGGCTGACGGAGCTCGTCAGCGACTCGCGGTGGCTGAACCGGGTGCCGGCCTACTTCATCGGGTACGGGGCCCTCCGTGAGCGCCCGCCGGCGCAATCGCTCCGCAGCGGCTCCACGGTGCGGGAGGCGTCATGA
- a CDS encoding SAV_915 family protein has protein sequence MCLFQYDESDSKPEEQRPAGPLYVPARPGGAHVVVRLFRTPLGARTAVGFTSPERLAATLGTAQPWIQLSEAALRAMVRPLGASLLTVDPALTAPPVPTADAGPTGAPLTRVSETTARTA, from the coding sequence ATGTGCTTGTTCCAGTACGACGAATCCGACTCCAAGCCTGAGGAACAGCGCCCGGCCGGGCCTCTGTACGTGCCCGCCCGGCCGGGAGGAGCGCACGTCGTCGTGCGGCTGTTCCGCACCCCACTGGGAGCCCGTACCGCCGTCGGTTTCACCAGCCCGGAACGGCTGGCCGCCACGCTCGGTACGGCCCAGCCCTGGATCCAGCTCTCCGAGGCCGCGCTCCGCGCGATGGTCCGGCCGCTCGGCGCGTCCCTGCTGACCGTCGACCCGGCACTCACCGCGCCCCCGGTCCCCACGGCGGACGCCGGACCCACCGGAGCCCCGCTCACACGGGTATCCGAGACCACGGCCCGCACGGCCTGA
- a CDS encoding DUF5988 family protein: MATKAVLEGGPDDLPERIVPISDPGQDLKIPHRGGYEHFKNTSRHQDSPEGQLAVYEWWERTEIAE, from the coding sequence ATGGCGACCAAGGCAGTGCTTGAGGGCGGCCCGGACGATCTGCCCGAGCGGATCGTTCCGATCTCCGACCCCGGACAAGACCTGAAGATTCCACACCGCGGCGGGTACGAGCATTTCAAGAACACGTCGCGGCACCAAGACAGCCCGGAGGGACAACTGGCGGTCTACGAGTGGTGGGAACGGACAGAGATCGCCGAATGA
- a CDS encoding universal stress protein, which yields MRRVVVGVTGSLGSLAALHRAAAEARVRDAELRVVLAWQSPGGELGSRNGLSPSALAECRTAAVERLREVLGTAFRAAKPGVTLTGLTVRGTPPGAALVDTARGVEDHLVVGTGSRTPMRRLLRPSVACYCVAHAACPVLVVPPSPRRTSSTRRTDATATWFRQISSRGVRT from the coding sequence GTGCGAAGAGTCGTGGTCGGCGTGACCGGCAGCCTGGGGAGTCTGGCCGCCCTGCACAGGGCAGCCGCAGAGGCCCGCGTACGTGATGCGGAGCTGAGGGTCGTCCTGGCGTGGCAATCACCGGGCGGCGAACTCGGCAGCCGGAACGGCCTCAGCCCCTCCGCCCTGGCGGAATGCCGTACGGCTGCCGTCGAAAGACTTCGCGAGGTACTCGGCACGGCGTTCCGTGCGGCGAAGCCCGGAGTCACCCTCACGGGCCTCACCGTACGGGGCACCCCCCCCGGTGCCGCCTTGGTGGACACCGCCCGTGGCGTGGAGGACCACTTGGTCGTCGGCACCGGCTCACGTACCCCGATGCGCCGCCTCCTGCGCCCCTCGGTGGCCTGCTACTGCGTGGCGCACGCGGCCTGCCCCGTACTCGTCGTGCCGCCCTCGCCCCGCAGAACGAGCTCGACGCGGCGCACCGACGCAACTGCAACGTGGTTCCGGCAGATCAGTTCCCGCGGGGTGCGTACATGA
- a CDS encoding class E sortase — protein MPLPLPPRAVSAVLAGAVTALLAACAPEAAAGSSAPPPHTTAAPPATAPAPPPVRSVSPVTAPATTPASPAATATPTAAPSTRSVDPGHTRVSTLSIPSAGVSGLRVVPYEGTTDDVPGTRIQDRGDAASPYGERGGTGPGQVGNFLVTAHRLSAGGPLRDLPAVAVGDTVLVTVDGTTYTYEITATRTTSFRSERSLNEQRAAVPGAPGVAPTRAMITISTCATPEDHAAGNFWSDAQGNPEHRIDKIGVLRDTAPAPAG, from the coding sequence ATGCCCCTGCCGCTCCCGCCCCGCGCCGTGTCCGCCGTACTGGCCGGCGCCGTGACCGCCCTACTGGCAGCGTGCGCCCCCGAGGCCGCCGCGGGCTCATCCGCTCCCCCGCCGCATACGACGGCCGCACCGCCCGCCACAGCTCCCGCCCCGCCGCCGGTCCGGTCCGTCTCGCCCGTGACCGCCCCCGCGACCACCCCCGCGTCCCCGGCGGCCACCGCAACACCCACCGCTGCGCCCTCCACACGCTCCGTCGACCCCGGGCACACCCGGGTCTCGACCCTCTCGATCCCTTCGGCAGGCGTGAGCGGACTGCGCGTCGTGCCGTACGAGGGGACCACCGACGACGTTCCGGGCACCCGCATCCAGGACCGCGGGGACGCCGCGAGCCCGTACGGCGAGCGGGGCGGGACAGGGCCGGGCCAGGTGGGCAACTTCCTCGTCACCGCACACCGCCTGTCGGCGGGAGGCCCGCTCCGCGACCTGCCCGCCGTCGCCGTGGGTGACACCGTCCTGGTCACGGTGGACGGGACGACGTACACATACGAGATCACCGCGACCCGCACCACGTCCTTCCGCTCGGAGCGCTCGCTGAACGAGCAGCGCGCCGCAGTACCCGGCGCACCCGGGGTGGCCCCCACCCGGGCCATGATCACGATCTCGACCTGCGCCACTCCCGAGGACCACGCCGCGGGCAACTTCTGGAGTGACGCCCAGGGCAACCCCGAGCACCGCATCGACAAGATAGGCGTCCTCCGCGACACGGCGCCCGCGCCCGCCGGATAG
- a CDS encoding DUF7144 family membrane protein encodes MDAPGCPPAGPGSPTATLGPAKGAPRDADIPHPSCRCAPRQRAHDDRYGWAAGGTMFAGVLLLVDGFLGAIKGIAGIAGIAGIAGIAEDDVYARLGNYVFEFDVTAWGWILLILGVILMGVGIGLLKGAAMWARVLGVAVAGFSIIVNFMWLPYTPVWAIISIGKPRRNANGEDAILP; translated from the coding sequence ATGGACGCGCCCGGGTGTCCGCCCGCCGGGCCCGGTAGCCCGACTGCAACGCTCGGGCCGGCGAAGGGAGCTCCTCGTGACGCAGACATCCCCCACCCCTCCTGCCGGTGCGCCCCGCGACAAAGGGCGCACGACGACCGATACGGCTGGGCAGCGGGGGGCACCATGTTCGCCGGTGTCCTGCTCCTGGTCGACGGCTTCCTCGGCGCGATCAAGGGCATCGCGGGCATCGCGGGCATCGCGGGCATCGCGGGCATCGCCGAGGATGACGTGTACGCGCGCCTGGGCAATTACGTCTTCGAGTTCGACGTGACCGCCTGGGGCTGGATCCTCCTGATCCTCGGCGTCATCCTCATGGGCGTGGGCATCGGACTGCTCAAGGGCGCCGCCATGTGGGCGCGGGTCCTCGGCGTGGCAGTGGCAGGGTTCAGCATCATCGTGAACTTCATGTGGCTGCCCTACACACCGGTGTGGGCCATCATCTCGATCGGCAAGCCGCGCAGGAACGCGAACGGCGAGGACGCCATTCTCCCGTAG
- a CDS encoding SHOCT domain-containing protein, which yields MNDSMLNLAVDYPLLNMFWTMMMIFLWVLWFMLLFRVIGDIFRDDELSGWGKSGWTIFVIILPFLGVFVYLIARGRGMGERELKRAQANEQAFRSYVRESAGPTSAAEELTRLAELKNRGDITAAEYEQAKAKALAI from the coding sequence ATGAACGACTCGATGCTGAACCTGGCAGTGGACTACCCGCTGCTGAACATGTTCTGGACCATGATGATGATCTTCCTCTGGGTCCTCTGGTTCATGCTCCTCTTCCGCGTCATCGGCGACATCTTCCGCGACGACGAGCTGAGCGGCTGGGGCAAGTCGGGATGGACCATCTTCGTGATCATCCTGCCCTTCCTCGGCGTGTTCGTGTACCTCATCGCCCGCGGGCGCGGGATGGGCGAACGCGAGCTGAAGCGGGCCCAGGCGAACGAGCAGGCATTCCGCTCCTACGTACGCGAGAGCGCCGGACCCACGAGCGCCGCCGAGGAACTGACCCGGCTCGCCGAACTCAAGAACCGCGGCGACATCACGGCAGCCGAATACGAACAGGCCAAGGCCAAAGCCCTCGCGATCTGA
- a CDS encoding DUF2252 family protein: MDTFMTELSSAIRNCPDASVSRTSPARADAPEVPAAGAMAGTVPVPAAQGAQTRWRVSRMVVAVRCAPRSARWGAPPVPARASAEAEAGGRACRARWAQEAAGRVAELLPIRYGRMASSPFAFLRGLPIEMMAHTGV; the protein is encoded by the coding sequence ATGGACACGTTCATGACGGAGCTGTCGAGCGCCATCAGGAACTGCCCGGACGCGAGTGTCAGCAGGACGAGCCCCGCGCGTGCCGACGCTCCGGAAGTGCCTGCCGCAGGTGCCATGGCAGGTACGGTCCCAGTGCCTGCGGCGCAGGGCGCGCAGACCCGCTGGAGGGTCAGCCGGATGGTGGTGGCCGTGCGGTGCGCCCCGCGGTCCGCACGTTGGGGGGCGCCGCCCGTGCCGGCCCGTGCCTCCGCGGAGGCGGAGGCCGGCGGACGCGCGTGCCGGGCCCGTTGGGCCCAAGAGGCTGCCGGCCGCGTGGCGGAGCTGCTGCCGATCCGCTACGGGAGAATGGCGTCCTCGCCGTTCGCGTTCCTGCGCGGCTTGCCGATCGAGATGATGGCCCACACCGGTGTGTAG
- a CDS encoding DUF6325 family protein yields MGPIDYLVVEFPGSRLTGEGMPLLVDLVDRGIIRILDLTFLTKQEDGSVRGMALADVTGDGNLDLTFFEGVSSGLLGEDDLAEAGSLLEPGDSAAVLLYENLWAAPLAAALRRADARMVASGRVSPQDLIEVLDALDDAAA; encoded by the coding sequence ATGGGGCCCATCGACTACCTCGTCGTCGAATTCCCGGGCAGCCGCTTGACGGGTGAAGGGATGCCGCTGCTCGTCGACCTCGTGGACCGCGGCATCATCCGCATCCTCGACCTGACCTTCCTGACCAAGCAGGAAGACGGGTCGGTGCGGGGCATGGCCCTCGCGGACGTGACGGGAGACGGCAACCTCGACCTCACCTTCTTCGAAGGAGTCTCCTCGGGTCTGCTCGGCGAGGACGACCTCGCCGAAGCCGGCTCGCTGCTCGAGCCGGGGGATTCCGCGGCCGTCCTCCTCTACGAGAACCTGTGGGCAGCGCCCTTGGCCGCCGCCCTGCGCCGTGCCGACGCGCGGATGGTCGCGAGCGGCCGGGTGTCGCCGCAGGACCTGATCGAGGTGCTGGACGCGCTCGACGACGCCGCGGCCTGA
- a CDS encoding isoamylase early set domain-containing protein: MRERTLRKDRTEVTFILPADNPSGPVSVVGDFNGWQPGVHTLKARKDGKRAVTVELPSEGTHSFRYLAAGDYWFNDESARDQDGPNSRLHT, from the coding sequence ATGCGGGAGCGCACGCTGCGCAAGGACCGCACCGAGGTCACCTTCATCCTTCCCGCCGACAACCCGTCGGGGCCGGTCAGCGTGGTGGGCGACTTCAACGGCTGGCAGCCCGGCGTGCACACGCTCAAGGCCCGCAAGGACGGCAAGCGCGCCGTCACGGTCGAGCTGCCCAGCGAGGGCACCCATTCCTTCCGGTACCTGGCCGCCGGGGACTACTGGTTCAACGACGAGAGCGCCCGGGACCAGGACGGCCCCAACAGCCGCCTCCACACCTGA
- a CDS encoding class II glutamine amidotransferase codes for MCRWLAYSGTPLLLDTILYKPAHSLIDQSLHSKLGVETTNGDGFGVGWYPEGSDGTPALMRDVGPAWNNRNLRELADHVTSPLFFAHIRASTGTAVQQTNCHPFRHGRWLWMHNGSVAGFHAMRRDLTLLVDPALYSEIEGTTDSETMFYLALTFGLEEDPPGAVARMVGVVERAGREHGVEYPMQMTVAVSDGTTVWAFRYSSQGSSRSLFYSTRVDALRKLHPDMAFLQEVSEETRLVVSEPLGDLPGAWNEVPESSYGVVHAGADELRPFTPQPA; via the coding sequence ATGTGTCGATGGCTCGCCTACTCGGGAACACCCTTGCTGCTCGACACCATCCTGTACAAACCGGCCCACTCGCTGATCGATCAGAGCCTGCATTCCAAGCTGGGTGTGGAGACGACGAACGGTGACGGGTTCGGTGTCGGGTGGTACCCCGAGGGCAGCGATGGCACCCCCGCGCTCATGCGGGACGTCGGTCCGGCCTGGAACAACCGCAACCTGCGGGAGCTCGCGGACCACGTCACCTCTCCGTTGTTCTTCGCCCATATCCGGGCGTCGACGGGTACGGCGGTGCAGCAGACGAACTGTCACCCGTTCCGGCACGGCCGCTGGTTGTGGATGCACAACGGCTCCGTCGCCGGCTTCCACGCGATGCGGCGGGATCTCACCCTGCTCGTCGACCCCGCCCTGTACTCCGAGATCGAGGGGACGACGGACTCGGAGACGATGTTCTACCTTGCGCTCACCTTCGGCCTGGAGGAGGACCCGCCGGGCGCCGTCGCCCGGATGGTGGGGGTGGTGGAACGCGCAGGCCGCGAGCACGGCGTGGAGTATCCGATGCAGATGACGGTCGCCGTCAGTGACGGGACGACCGTGTGGGCCTTCCGCTACTCCAGCCAGGGCTCCTCACGGTCGCTCTTCTACAGCACCCGCGTGGACGCACTGCGAAAACTGCACCCCGACATGGCGTTCCTTCAGGAAGTGTCCGAGGAGACCCGACTGGTGGTGTCCGAACCCCTCGGCGATCTGCCCGGTGCCTGGAACGAGGTACCCGAGAGCAGCTACGGCGTCGTACACGCCGGGGCCGACGAGCTGCGTCCCTTCACCCCGCAACCGGCATGA
- a CDS encoding amphi-Trp domain-containing protein gives MTDLKFEQKRSLSRVEAADQLAALAQALREGGKTEVQLGSGVLSLRVPDELHSEVEIEVDGDEIELEIELKWTTGRPRKVARPAQKAAKEPEPEPAPGAPARPARTRKATTAAKPRRSAAKRV, from the coding sequence ATGACGGACCTCAAGTTCGAGCAGAAGCGCTCGTTGTCGCGCGTCGAGGCCGCCGACCAGCTCGCGGCGCTCGCCCAGGCGCTCCGAGAGGGTGGGAAGACGGAGGTGCAGCTGGGTTCGGGCGTACTCAGCCTGCGCGTCCCCGACGAGCTCCACAGCGAAGTGGAGATCGAGGTGGACGGCGATGAGATCGAGCTGGAGATCGAGCTGAAGTGGACCACCGGCCGGCCCCGCAAGGTTGCCCGCCCTGCGCAGAAGGCCGCGAAGGAACCGGAACCGGAACCGGCCCCCGGCGCCCCGGCGCGCCCCGCGCGGACCAGGAAGGCCACGACGGCGGCCAAGCCGCGGCGTTCCGCCGCGAAACGCGTATGA
- a CDS encoding MFS transporter — protein MAPAAGTSGASARAGLVLLTLASGQFLMALDSSVMNVSIATVAEDVGTTVTGIQGAITAYTLVMAMFMIPGGKVGALIGHKRAFLIGCTIYGCGSLTTSLAPNLPVLLLGWSFLEGIGAALILPSIVALVAGNFATERRPAAYGMVAAAGAVAIAVGPIIGGVATTYFSWRWVFAGEVVLVLGILVLSRQTADARTEGSPRLDLFGTALSALGLGAFVYGVLRSGTWGWFQPKPGAPAWLGISLVVWLMLAGLMLIWLFLRWEARLVEHHREPLLDPSLLRNRQLTGGLTMFFFQYLVQMGVFFLVPLYLSVALGLSSLQTGARILPLSLTLLAAAILIPRLLPDVSPRRVVRLGVLALLVGAVTLLAALDTDAGPEAVTVPLLLIGLGMGALASQLGAVTVSAVPDRQSAEVGGVQNAVTNLGASIGTALAGSIMIAALGASFLTSVEQNEAIPAEVKSQATVRLESGVPFMSDAQLKAALDEAGTSPEVSSAALDANAAARLAGLRAALAVLALAALVALFFTQRIPNAQAHSKT, from the coding sequence ATGGCACCTGCGGCAGGCACTTCCGGAGCGTCGGCACGCGCGGGGCTCGTCCTGCTGACACTCGCGTCCGGGCAGTTCCTGATGGCGCTCGACAGCTCCGTCATGAACGTGTCCATCGCGACGGTGGCCGAAGACGTCGGCACGACCGTGACCGGGATCCAGGGCGCGATCACGGCGTACACCCTCGTGATGGCGATGTTCATGATCCCCGGCGGCAAGGTCGGCGCGCTCATCGGCCACAAGCGAGCGTTCCTCATCGGCTGCACGATCTACGGCTGCGGGTCCCTGACGACCTCGCTGGCCCCGAACCTGCCCGTGCTCCTGCTTGGCTGGTCATTCCTGGAGGGCATCGGGGCCGCGCTGATCCTTCCCTCCATCGTCGCCCTGGTCGCCGGCAACTTCGCGACGGAACGCCGGCCGGCCGCCTACGGGATGGTCGCCGCCGCGGGTGCCGTGGCGATCGCTGTCGGACCGATCATCGGCGGCGTCGCCACCACGTACTTCTCCTGGCGCTGGGTCTTCGCCGGAGAGGTCGTGCTCGTGCTCGGCATCCTCGTGCTCTCCCGCCAGACGGCGGACGCACGGACCGAGGGGAGCCCGCGCCTCGACCTGTTCGGCACCGCGCTGTCCGCCCTCGGGCTCGGGGCGTTCGTCTACGGCGTGCTCCGCTCGGGCACATGGGGCTGGTTCCAGCCGAAGCCCGGCGCACCCGCCTGGCTGGGGATCTCCCTGGTGGTATGGCTGATGCTGGCCGGCCTGATGCTGATCTGGCTCTTCCTGCGCTGGGAAGCCCGCCTGGTGGAGCACCACCGAGAACCGTTGCTCGACCCGTCCCTGCTGCGGAACCGTCAGCTCACGGGCGGCTTGACGATGTTCTTCTTCCAGTACCTGGTCCAGATGGGCGTGTTCTTCCTCGTCCCGCTCTACCTCTCGGTTGCGCTGGGTCTGTCCTCGCTCCAGACCGGTGCGCGCATCCTGCCGCTCTCGCTCACCCTGCTGGCCGCCGCGATCCTGATCCCGCGCCTCCTGCCCGACGTCTCACCGCGGCGGGTCGTGCGACTCGGTGTCCTCGCGCTGCTCGTGGGAGCGGTGACCTTGCTGGCCGCACTCGACACGGACGCGGGCCCCGAGGCCGTCACCGTCCCGCTGCTGCTGATCGGGCTCGGCATGGGGGCCCTCGCTTCGCAGCTCGGAGCGGTCACCGTGTCCGCGGTACCGGACCGCCAGAGTGCCGAAGTCGGCGGTGTCCAGAACGCCGTCACCAACCTCGGCGCGTCGATCGGAACGGCTCTGGCCGGTTCGATCATGATCGCGGCGCTCGGGGCCTCGTTCCTCACCAGCGTCGAGCAGAACGAGGCCATCCCGGCCGAGGTCAAGAGCCAGGCAACCGTACGGCTCGAAAGCGGCGTGCCCTTCATGTCGGACGCCCAGCTCAAGGCCGCCCTCGACGAAGCGGGTACGAGTCCCGAGGTGTCCTCGGCCGCGCTCGACGCGAACGCCGCCGCGCGTCTCGCCGGCCTGCGCGCCGCACTCGCCGTCCTCGCCCTCGCCGCGCTGGTCGCGCTGTTCTTCACCCAACGGATCCCGAACGCCCAGGCGCACTCGAAGACATGA
- a CDS encoding SHOCT domain-containing protein: MPGLLRGVVRTAAIAGTATAVSNRVSRRQAGRWSQQNAAAAAAQPQAQPEPAAPPPSAAPSMDDKIAQLKELAALKEQGVLTEAELAVQKDRILNS; this comes from the coding sequence ATGCCCGGACTACTGCGCGGCGTCGTACGAACCGCCGCCATCGCAGGGACGGCCACGGCCGTCTCGAATCGTGTCTCACGCCGTCAGGCCGGCCGCTGGTCCCAGCAGAACGCTGCTGCGGCGGCGGCCCAGCCGCAGGCCCAGCCGGAGCCGGCCGCCCCGCCTCCCTCGGCCGCGCCCAGCATGGACGACAAGATCGCCCAGCTGAAGGAGCTCGCCGCCCTCAAGGAGCAGGGCGTGCTCACCGAAGCGGAACTGGCGGTGCAGAAGGACCGCATCCTCAACTCCTGA
- a CDS encoding cupin domain-containing protein produces the protein MTIKDIGPEPQSFDLEKATLENTNYRAVAWSGKYLQLTLMSIPVGEDVGLEAHPETDQFLRLDAGRGRVQMGRAKDRLDFDQEVEDGWAIFVPAGTWHNVTNIGDETLQLYAVYAPVHHASGKIHATAADAERDEDSGDDEPASWSAQPDQQPSDEHA, from the coding sequence ATGACCATCAAGGACATCGGGCCGGAACCTCAAAGCTTCGACCTTGAGAAGGCGACGCTTGAGAACACGAACTATCGCGCCGTCGCCTGGTCTGGGAAGTATCTTCAGTTGACCCTCATGTCGATCCCGGTGGGTGAGGACGTCGGCTTGGAAGCACACCCGGAGACTGACCAATTCCTACGCCTCGACGCAGGCCGGGGCCGCGTCCAGATGGGCCGCGCGAAGGATCGACTCGACTTCGACCAGGAGGTCGAGGATGGTTGGGCAATCTTCGTACCCGCCGGCACTTGGCACAACGTCACCAACATCGGTGACGAGACCCTGCAGCTCTACGCCGTATACGCACCGGTCCACCACGCGTCGGGCAAGATCCACGCGACAGCCGCCGACGCGGAGCGCGACGAGGACTCAGGCGACGACGAGCCGGCAAGCTGGTCGGCCCAGCCTGACCAACAGCCATCGGACGAGCACGCCTGA
- a CDS encoding DUF6119 family protein has protein sequence MPSGTWPPGTTGSTTRAPGTRTAPTAASTPEPASAATGSGRRPHQRIQGWRAGDLRCLGPWRSADLRQEGHLQYRPLNHLFAQGVVAVETLLSDSEVRARLLKQVAAQIPNHRLIQDFGTLRVVFGILLKGGEGIAVDSLFAFAQVSLLQA, from the coding sequence ATTCCTTCCGGTACCTGGCCGCCGGGGACTACTGGTTCAACGACGAGAGCGCCCGGGACCAGGACGGCCCCAACAGCCGCCTCCACACCTGAGCCGGCTTCCGCCGCGACCGGCTCCGGCCGTCGGCCACACCAGCGAATTCAAGGGTGGAGGGCTGGAGATCTGCGATGTCTTGGGCCCTGGCGGTCAGCTGATCTGCGTCAAGAAGGCCACCTCCAGTACCGCCCCCTCAACCACCTCTTCGCCCAAGGCGTGGTCGCAGTGGAGACCTTGCTGAGCGATTCGGAGGTACGGGCCAGGCTCCTCAAGCAGGTGGCTGCCCAAATCCCAAACCACCGTCTCATCCAAGACTTCGGCACGCTCCGCGTGGTCTTCGGCATCCTGCTGAAGGGCGGCGAGGGCATTGCCGTCGACTCGCTTTTCGCCTTCGCTCAAGTCTCGCTGCTGCAAGCGTGA
- a CDS encoding 1-phosphofructokinase family hexose kinase, with protein sequence MSSGRCAGKGSARPPGYRDEDGRDTGTHHSQEYRRRRRIGECGRAVDPHLDDPAVDLCWEVGHLEVIGKNRARVRSVAAGGGGINVARHVVRLGGRATAVHTAGGEVGLRLNRLLDEEGVDHVAVDIDDDTREALVLFEAESSRGYHIVPPGPHLHDHEGRRSLDALVQAVGNCPYVVASGSLPGGLPGDFHAVAARRIREAGSRLVLDTSGPALRGALAEGVFLLRCNRTEAESLTGRPVRGFDDARALNEHLIATGAAEIAVTTLGELGALCSTGHGHTELYAPPLPGEPLSDAGAGDSMVAALITQLAAGEDPVSASASGVAAAAAAMLTPSTEPFDLDVARSLRSQVRTRFQTDARRRGI encoded by the coding sequence GTGTCCAGCGGGCGGTGCGCCGGGAAAGGTTCAGCGCGACCACCTGGGTACCGCGATGAGGACGGCCGCGACACCGGAACCCACCACAGCCAGGAGTACCGACGCCGCAGGAGGATCGGAGAGTGCGGCCGAGCCGTCGATCCTCACCTTGACGATCCTGCAGTCGATCTCTGCTGGGAGGTCGGGCACCTGGAGGTCATCGGCAAGAACCGTGCCCGGGTCAGGTCGGTGGCCGCCGGGGGCGGAGGCATCAACGTCGCCCGTCATGTCGTGCGGCTCGGAGGACGAGCCACCGCCGTCCACACCGCCGGAGGCGAGGTCGGCCTGCGCCTGAACCGGCTGCTGGACGAAGAGGGCGTCGACCACGTCGCCGTCGACATCGACGACGACACCCGCGAAGCACTCGTGCTGTTCGAGGCCGAATCGAGCCGCGGCTACCACATCGTGCCGCCCGGCCCGCACCTGCACGACCACGAGGGGCGGCGATCCCTGGATGCGCTGGTGCAGGCCGTCGGCAACTGCCCGTACGTCGTGGCCAGCGGCAGCCTGCCCGGCGGCTTGCCCGGTGACTTCCACGCGGTCGCCGCCCGCCGCATCAGGGAAGCCGGATCCCGACTGGTCCTGGACACCTCCGGTCCGGCGCTTCGCGGAGCACTCGCGGAGGGCGTTTTCCTGCTCAGGTGCAACCGCACAGAGGCCGAGAGCCTGACCGGTCGGCCGGTCCGCGGCTTCGACGACGCCCGGGCCCTCAACGAGCACCTGATCGCCACAGGGGCCGCCGAGATCGCCGTCACCACCCTCGGAGAACTGGGCGCACTGTGCTCGACCGGCCACGGCCACACCGAGCTCTACGCGCCCCCGCTGCCCGGCGAGCCCCTGAGCGACGCCGGGGCGGGAGACAGCATGGTCGCCGCCCTCATCACACAGCTGGCCGCCGGAGAGGATCCCGTCAGCGCCTCCGCGTCGGGGGTGGCCGCAGCCGCCGCAGCGATGCTCACCCCCAGCACCGAGCCCTTCGACCTGGACGTGGCCCGATCCCTCCGCTCCCAGGTGAGGACCAGGTTCCAGACCGATGCTCGGCGCCGGGGCATTTGA